The following are encoded in a window of uncultured Sphaerochaeta sp. genomic DNA:
- a CDS encoding lactate utilization protein — MDANVKTNRTLQVERTIKALKKNNIDARFLETMDEVVPSVTSLLTKGESVAVGGSVTLKETGVLDLLRNGDYTFYDRYKPGLDKEGITEVMHKSFFVDTYLASANAVTEHGELYCVDGTSNRVAALLYGPKQVILVVSWDKIVPDLVGAILRVKQLAAPANARRLDTGAYCVESGKCINAHCDANNLMALTAGACEHTICSNYVVFSHQQIEGRMKVLIIGESLGY; from the coding sequence ATGGATGCAAATGTAAAAACGAATCGTACCTTGCAGGTTGAACGGACCATCAAGGCACTCAAAAAAAACAATATCGATGCCCGTTTCCTTGAAACAATGGATGAGGTTGTTCCATCTGTCACGTCGCTTCTCACAAAAGGAGAAAGTGTTGCTGTTGGAGGTTCTGTGACCCTCAAGGAAACCGGCGTCCTCGATCTCCTAAGGAATGGGGACTACACCTTTTATGACCGTTACAAGCCTGGCCTCGATAAAGAGGGAATCACTGAAGTCATGCACAAGAGCTTCTTTGTTGACACCTATCTTGCCAGTGCCAATGCTGTTACGGAACATGGAGAGTTGTACTGTGTTGATGGAACCAGCAACAGGGTTGCAGCCCTGCTCTACGGCCCGAAGCAGGTAATCCTTGTTGTCTCATGGGATAAGATTGTCCCAGACCTGGTAGGTGCCATCCTTAGGGTCAAGCAGCTTGCAGCCCCGGCCAACGCCCGGAGACTGGATACCGGAGCATATTGCGTGGAGAGCGGGAAATGCATCAATGCCCACTGCGATGCAAACAACCTGATGGCTCTCACCGCTGGAGCGTGTGAACATACCATCTGTTCGAACTATGTGGTGTTCAGTCACCAGCAAATAGAAGGAAGAATGAAGGTTCTCATCATCGGTGAGAGCCTGGGATACTGA
- a CDS encoding iron-containing alcohol dehydrogenase yields the protein MMSAEFTYYAPTRVVFGKDTEKQVGTLVKEQGCKKVLLHYGSESAKRSGLLDRIKASLDAERINYVELGGVVPNPRLSKVHEGIELCKREGVDFLLAVGGGSVIDSAKAIGYGLYHSGEVWDFYEQKRQVEGCYPVGTVLTIAAAGSEMSSSSVITNEEGNLKRGLNHDSSRCKFAIMNPELTYTLPQYQTMCGAADIMMHTMERYFIVGDTMDLTDEIAEGLLRTVVKAALILKDHNDDYDARANIMWASSLSHNGLTGAGNTSRGDWAPHQLEHEMGGMFDVAHGAGLAAIWDSWARYVYKQKPERFARFGNAVFGMERTNDAEADALKAIEQVKTFFKSISMPTNFRELGIAPTEEQIDEMTLKATFFGKRTLGDFLVLGAKEIKDIYLDANKG from the coding sequence ATGATGTCAGCAGAATTTACCTATTACGCCCCTACCCGTGTGGTGTTCGGGAAAGATACAGAGAAGCAAGTTGGAACCTTGGTCAAGGAACAGGGTTGCAAGAAGGTCCTTCTTCACTACGGCTCAGAGAGTGCAAAGCGATCAGGATTGCTCGATCGTATAAAGGCTTCTCTGGATGCAGAGCGAATCAATTACGTTGAACTTGGCGGCGTGGTTCCCAACCCACGACTCAGCAAGGTACACGAAGGTATTGAGTTGTGCAAACGAGAGGGAGTTGACTTCCTGCTCGCAGTGGGCGGTGGTTCAGTCATAGACTCAGCCAAGGCCATTGGTTATGGCTTATACCACAGTGGAGAGGTCTGGGACTTCTACGAACAGAAGCGTCAGGTGGAAGGATGCTACCCTGTTGGTACGGTATTAACCATTGCCGCAGCAGGCAGTGAGATGAGTAGCTCATCGGTCATCACCAATGAAGAGGGAAATCTCAAGCGTGGCCTTAATCATGATTCATCACGATGCAAGTTTGCAATCATGAACCCCGAGTTGACATATACCCTACCACAATACCAGACCATGTGTGGTGCAGCGGACATCATGATGCACACGATGGAGCGTTACTTCATAGTTGGCGATACCATGGATCTGACTGACGAGATCGCAGAAGGCTTGCTTAGAACGGTAGTCAAAGCTGCACTCATCCTGAAAGATCATAATGATGATTACGATGCACGTGCAAACATCATGTGGGCCAGCAGCCTCTCGCATAATGGCCTGACCGGTGCAGGAAATACATCCCGTGGTGATTGGGCTCCACACCAGTTGGAGCACGAAATGGGCGGCATGTTTGATGTAGCCCATGGTGCTGGTCTTGCCGCAATCTGGGACAGCTGGGCACGGTATGTCTATAAGCAAAAGCCTGAGCGGTTTGCCAGGTTCGGTAATGCAGTCTTTGGCATGGAGAGAACCAACGATGCCGAGGCAGATGCCTTGAAAGCCATTGAACAGGTCAAGACCTTCTTCAAGAGCATTTCCATGCCCACCAACTTTCGGGAATTGGGGATTGCTCCTACAGAAGAACAGATTGACGAAATGACTCTGAAAGCTACCTTCTTCGGCAAAAGAACCTTGGGTGATTTCCTCGTCTTGGGAGCAAAGGAGATCAAGGATATTTATCTGGACGCTAACAAAGGTTAA
- a CDS encoding PTS sugar transporter subunit IIA, translating into MNVLDVLDRNLVKVPLMHTDKQGVITELVEVMAKVKGYSSEQFEAVLNAVLDRESLGSTGIGNGIAIPHAKSDVVEHVSLVVGISRLPVEFDAPDGQKSRIFFLVLAPSKEASAHVELLASIARSCTSQVFRRMLEQARDSDEVVRLFME; encoded by the coding sequence ATGAATGTACTGGATGTATTGGACAGGAATTTGGTAAAAGTGCCCCTCATGCACACCGATAAGCAGGGTGTGATCACGGAACTTGTGGAAGTGATGGCAAAGGTAAAAGGGTATTCATCTGAGCAGTTTGAAGCTGTCTTGAACGCTGTCCTCGATAGGGAGAGTCTTGGCTCCACCGGCATTGGGAATGGGATAGCCATTCCGCACGCAAAGAGTGATGTGGTAGAACATGTCTCGCTTGTGGTTGGTATAAGCAGATTGCCTGTTGAGTTCGATGCACCTGATGGTCAGAAGAGCAGGATCTTTTTCTTGGTATTGGCTCCTTCAAAGGAAGCTTCCGCGCATGTAGAGCTGCTTGCTTCCATTGCCCGTAGCTGCACAAGTCAGGTTTTCCGCCGGATGCTCGAGCAAGCCAGGGATAGTGATGAGGTGGTACGCCTATTCATGGAATAG
- a CDS encoding universal stress protein — protein sequence MGVPFKQIVVYQDGSESSMTAIMYGIKLAKEHDAKLTAAYVVNTRALSELVKAGIFVTVERDEYQRDLQLDADRYLRHASRLAQQKQVLIETVKLEGTVHVVMKELLKSTKADLLVLGGVTDIRSRREELASETDRMLRTSPCPVLVVRDDDDIWLEFEA from the coding sequence ATGGGAGTTCCATTTAAGCAGATTGTCGTGTACCAGGATGGCTCAGAGAGTTCGATGACAGCTATCATGTATGGCATCAAGCTCGCCAAGGAACACGATGCAAAACTGACCGCAGCATATGTTGTAAATACCAGAGCCTTGAGCGAATTGGTCAAGGCAGGCATATTTGTGACAGTGGAACGTGATGAGTACCAACGCGACCTACAATTGGATGCTGATAGGTATCTACGGCATGCCTCCCGTCTTGCCCAGCAGAAGCAAGTACTCATAGAGACGGTAAAACTGGAAGGAACGGTGCATGTGGTGATGAAAGAGTTATTGAAGTCTACTAAGGCTGATTTACTGGTGCTCGGAGGTGTTACCGATATCCGTTCCCGACGCGAGGAGCTTGCCAGTGAGACTGACAGGATGCTGCGTACCTCCCCTTGCCCTGTACTGGTAGTCAGGGATGATGACGATATCTGGCTGGAGTTTGAAGCATAA
- a CDS encoding V-type ATP synthase subunit D produces the protein MNTTLAPTRSNLLKLSEDLKFAQLGYELLDQKRSILVVELLTLVDQAVDYEGRVVHALGEAQSSLSDAIMQMGRLKVGNLAGAVNIDYSIELGSRRVMGVNVPKVDTSFSDHSPYFSSEDTSILSELSIDRYRTTLQLMGRLAELKVSIMRLAKEVKKTIKKVNALEKIVIPENKETIAWMRSRIEEQERENFILLKVVKDRMEDAKAAVQALTTSEDDDTMKSQGGLHGSSI, from the coding sequence TTGAATACCACACTTGCTCCTACCCGGAGCAATTTACTCAAACTCAGTGAAGATCTCAAGTTCGCCCAGCTCGGCTATGAGTTGTTGGACCAGAAACGTTCCATCCTTGTTGTTGAGCTCCTGACCCTCGTGGACCAAGCAGTGGATTATGAGGGTAGGGTAGTTCATGCGTTGGGAGAGGCTCAGAGTTCGCTCAGTGATGCAATCATGCAGATGGGCAGGCTCAAGGTAGGAAACCTAGCAGGAGCCGTCAATATCGACTACTCCATTGAATTGGGATCAAGGAGAGTCATGGGAGTTAACGTTCCCAAGGTCGATACATCGTTCTCCGACCATAGCCCATACTTCAGCAGTGAGGATACCAGCATCCTGAGCGAGTTGTCGATCGACCGGTATCGGACAACGCTGCAGTTGATGGGAAGGCTTGCCGAGCTCAAAGTTTCCATTATGAGATTGGCCAAGGAAGTAAAGAAGACCATCAAGAAAGTCAATGCACTCGAAAAGATTGTCATCCCGGAGAACAAGGAGACCATTGCCTGGATGCGTTCCCGCATTGAGGAGCAGGAGCGGGAGAACTTTATCCTGCTGAAGGTAGTGAAGGATAGGATGGAGGATGCCAAGGCAGCGGTCCAGGCTTTGACCACTTCAGAAGATGATGATACGATGAAATCACAGGGAGGTTTGCATGGGAGTTCCATTTAA
- a CDS encoding V-type ATP synthase subunit B: MKTNTESLMAQSDRRLLSGREYRGASRIDGPLVYMRNTHPVGFGELVEVVTPDGKRRSGQVLDTSDEVVVVQVFEGTDNLTLPGTGMRFMGEPLTLPVSEQMLGRVMNGLGKSRDGSGTVHGFAERDVNGEPINPTAREYPRDFIQTGISVIDGMTTLIQGQKLPIFSGNGLDHNQLAAQIARQAKVRGSEGDFCIVFAAMGVKYDVARFFIDSFEETGVLDNVALFLSLADDPSIERTITPKTALTLAEHLAFDKGKQVLVIMTDMTNYCESLREIGTMRGEIPSRKGYPGYLYSNLAEIYERSGKISGRSGSITQLPILSMPNDDISHPVPDLTGYITEGQIVFERGMQARGIYPPINCLPSLSRLMKDGIGEGMTRDDHPHLANQLFASYSHVKDVQNLASVIGEEELTTLDQQYLEFGNFFEKQFVNQRFDEDRSIEQTLDLGWEALGKLPSEELQRLTDEEIAEHYGR, from the coding sequence ATGAAAACTAACACTGAATCCTTGATGGCCCAGAGTGATCGCAGGCTGCTCAGCGGTAGGGAATACCGCGGGGCAAGCAGGATCGATGGACCACTTGTATATATGCGTAATACCCATCCGGTGGGTTTTGGGGAACTGGTTGAAGTTGTTACCCCTGATGGAAAGCGTCGTTCCGGTCAGGTTCTCGATACCAGTGATGAGGTTGTTGTAGTCCAGGTTTTCGAGGGGACTGACAACCTGACACTTCCTGGAACGGGAATGCGCTTCATGGGTGAGCCCCTTACCTTGCCGGTTTCTGAGCAGATGCTTGGTCGGGTTATGAACGGTTTGGGAAAGAGCAGGGACGGTTCAGGGACCGTACACGGATTTGCTGAACGGGATGTGAACGGGGAGCCGATCAATCCAACAGCTCGTGAGTATCCCAGGGATTTTATCCAGACCGGTATTTCTGTCATTGATGGAATGACAACCTTGATCCAAGGCCAGAAGCTCCCCATATTCAGTGGGAACGGTTTGGACCATAACCAACTCGCCGCGCAGATTGCCCGTCAGGCAAAAGTTCGGGGAAGTGAAGGGGATTTCTGCATAGTTTTTGCAGCCATGGGTGTCAAGTATGACGTTGCCCGCTTTTTCATTGACAGCTTTGAGGAGACTGGAGTACTTGACAACGTTGCTCTCTTCCTCTCCTTGGCTGACGACCCGTCCATCGAGCGAACCATTACCCCCAAGACCGCTTTGACACTTGCTGAGCATCTGGCTTTTGACAAAGGGAAGCAGGTCCTGGTGATTATGACCGATATGACCAACTACTGTGAGTCTCTGAGAGAGATTGGGACCATGCGTGGTGAGATTCCCTCGAGAAAAGGGTATCCAGGCTATTTGTACTCCAATCTTGCTGAGATTTATGAACGTTCCGGGAAGATCAGCGGGCGCTCTGGTTCCATAACCCAGTTACCGATTCTCTCAATGCCCAACGATGATATCAGCCATCCGGTTCCTGATTTGACCGGGTACATCACAGAGGGGCAGATCGTATTTGAGCGGGGGATGCAGGCCAGGGGTATTTATCCACCGATTAATTGTCTTCCTTCCCTCTCACGTCTGATGAAGGACGGTATCGGGGAAGGTATGACCAGGGATGACCATCCCCACCTTGCCAACCAGCTCTTTGCCTCCTACAGCCATGTTAAGGATGTGCAGAACCTTGCCTCGGTTATCGGGGAAGAGGAGTTGACCACTCTCGACCAGCAGTATCTTGAATTTGGTAACTTCTTTGAGAAGCAATTTGTGAACCAACGGTTCGATGAGGACAGGAGTATCGAACAGACACTTGATCTTGGTTGGGAGGCTCTTGGAAAACTTCCTTCCGAGGAGTTGCAGCGTCTCACCGACGAGGAGATTGCCGAACATTACGGCAGATAG
- a CDS encoding V-type ATP synthase subunit A, producing MKERIIGRVKRVNGPILIVKDITNAMMMEMVRIGEQQLVGEVVKLYDGLATVQVYEDATGICPGDNVYGSGMSLSVELGPGLIGTIYDGIQRPLEKLMEASGAFISRGLSYDAVDHGKQWEFTPVVEAGTSVHAGMVIATVEETSRIQHRIIIPPQYQEATLSEIAPSGSYTVDEVIATLVLPDGKQQKLSMVQKWPIRLPRPVASRLALKQPLVTGLRVIDTLFPLAKGGTVAIPGGFGTGKTMTQHSIAQWCDADIIVYIGCGERGNEMTDVLREFPLLVDPRTGQSLMERTILIANTSNMPVSAREASIYTGITMAEYYRDQGYHVAIMADSTSRWAEALRELSGRMEEMPAEEGFPAYLPTRIAQFYERAGYMRNLSGSDGSVSIIGAVSPPGGDFSEPVTQHTKRFVRCFWGLDRQLASSRHYPAISWLDSYSEYLGDVNQWWNDHSDGSWHENRLRIMDLLQKEVRLQQIVKLVGPDALPDTQNFILEVCSLFKTAFLQQNAFDEVDRYCSVEKQVKMLSVILAYYEKGLEAINKGVPMVKIRRLRAVQEMARMRLTVKGDELEIIDKIQLRLERSIDQMGGIYEN from the coding sequence ATGAAAGAAAGAATAATCGGACGTGTCAAACGAGTGAATGGACCGATTCTCATTGTCAAGGACATCACAAATGCCATGATGATGGAAATGGTCCGTATCGGTGAGCAGCAACTGGTCGGGGAGGTGGTCAAACTCTATGATGGATTGGCTACAGTCCAGGTGTATGAGGATGCAACTGGTATCTGCCCCGGTGACAACGTCTATGGAAGTGGTATGAGTCTAAGCGTCGAGCTGGGTCCCGGGCTCATCGGTACCATCTATGATGGTATTCAGCGACCCTTGGAAAAGCTCATGGAGGCCAGTGGGGCATTCATCTCACGTGGTCTTTCCTATGATGCGGTAGACCATGGAAAGCAGTGGGAGTTTACCCCGGTTGTTGAAGCTGGGACGAGTGTCCATGCAGGTATGGTCATCGCTACAGTGGAAGAGACCAGCAGGATCCAGCACAGGATCATCATACCTCCCCAATACCAGGAAGCAACACTCAGTGAAATAGCTCCATCAGGTTCTTATACTGTGGATGAGGTTATAGCGACCCTGGTTTTGCCAGATGGAAAGCAACAGAAACTTTCCATGGTACAGAAGTGGCCGATCAGACTGCCCCGTCCGGTAGCCAGCCGTCTTGCCTTGAAACAACCTTTGGTGACAGGGCTCAGAGTCATCGATACACTGTTCCCTCTTGCAAAAGGTGGAACGGTTGCAATCCCCGGAGGGTTTGGTACTGGAAAGACCATGACACAGCATTCCATCGCCCAGTGGTGTGATGCCGACATCATTGTATACATCGGTTGTGGGGAACGTGGTAACGAGATGACCGACGTACTGAGGGAATTCCCTCTGCTTGTCGATCCCCGTACCGGACAGTCATTGATGGAGCGAACCATCCTTATCGCAAATACGTCAAATATGCCGGTAAGTGCCCGTGAAGCGAGCATCTATACAGGTATAACGATGGCTGAGTATTACCGTGACCAAGGATATCATGTGGCGATTATGGCCGACTCAACCAGTCGTTGGGCCGAAGCACTGCGCGAACTAAGCGGACGCATGGAAGAGATGCCGGCCGAGGAAGGGTTTCCTGCCTACCTGCCTACCCGAATTGCACAGTTCTATGAACGGGCAGGGTATATGCGTAATCTTTCTGGAAGCGATGGCTCGGTCTCCATCATTGGGGCCGTAAGCCCTCCTGGTGGTGATTTTTCGGAGCCGGTAACCCAGCATACCAAACGATTTGTACGTTGCTTCTGGGGCTTGGACAGACAGCTTGCAAGTAGCCGTCACTATCCTGCCATCAGCTGGTTGGACTCTTATAGCGAATATCTTGGTGACGTGAATCAGTGGTGGAATGACCACAGTGATGGGTCTTGGCACGAGAACAGACTTAGGATCATGGATCTATTACAGAAAGAAGTTCGATTGCAGCAGATTGTAAAGCTTGTTGGTCCCGATGCCCTTCCCGATACCCAGAATTTTATTCTGGAAGTGTGTTCTTTGTTCAAGACAGCTTTCCTGCAGCAGAACGCTTTTGATGAAGTAGACCGGTATTGCTCGGTGGAAAAACAGGTGAAGATGCTCTCGGTAATCCTTGCCTATTATGAGAAGGGTCTGGAAGCGATCAACAAGGGAGTCCCCATGGTGAAGATAAGGAGGCTTCGTGCTGTTCAGGAGATGGCAAGAATGCGTCTTACCGTCAAGGGTGATGAGCTTGAGATTATTGACAAGATCCAGCTAAGGCTAGAGCGCTCCATTGACCAGATGGGAGGAATTTATGAAAACTAA
- a CDS encoding ATPase → METTDNRLLSGILEQAEQSAQKKLEDAQRQATRIAEEAQLKVEREIASLRKDHDQKLRSIELKKQANLASAKRKANLRQIDESYQQVLKHVTSLLDAKKVAQHLSAWIAEAAIGLDLKEAKVAFSRQCPVKEEHLKEASSLVQEATGAKITLHLDPKPVQGLGVIVSSMDDTVSFNNQVEIRLRRFDRVVRSMIQEHT, encoded by the coding sequence ATGGAAACAACTGACAACCGTTTGTTGAGTGGTATCTTGGAACAGGCGGAGCAGAGTGCTCAAAAAAAACTTGAGGATGCACAAAGACAAGCGACCCGTATTGCAGAGGAAGCACAACTCAAGGTTGAACGGGAGATAGCCTCCCTGAGAAAGGACCACGACCAGAAACTCAGAAGTATTGAGTTGAAGAAACAGGCCAATCTTGCAAGTGCAAAGAGAAAAGCAAACCTCAGGCAGATCGATGAGAGTTATCAACAGGTGCTTAAGCATGTAACCTCGCTGCTTGATGCAAAAAAGGTTGCTCAACATCTAAGTGCCTGGATTGCAGAGGCTGCAATCGGTCTGGATCTCAAGGAAGCCAAGGTTGCCTTCTCACGCCAATGTCCTGTAAAAGAGGAACATCTCAAGGAAGCTTCTTCCTTGGTCCAGGAAGCAACCGGTGCGAAGATTACTTTGCACCTCGATCCAAAACCAGTGCAAGGCCTCGGTGTGATTGTTTCCTCCATGGACGATACGGTTTCGTTCAACAACCAGGTTGAAATCCGTCTCAGACGGTTCGACCGCGTCGTAAGGTCAATGATTCAGGAACATACATGA
- a CDS encoding V-type ATP synthase subunit F, whose product MKYFVIGDEDTVLGFSLVGVFGMQATNAQQAKRAWDKAVDDSQNGIIIITDEVANMIRPIVDRFLFSESFPLVVEIPSPRSKEGGTDLRALVNKAIGVAL is encoded by the coding sequence ATGAAATATTTTGTCATCGGTGACGAAGATACCGTACTCGGGTTCTCCCTGGTTGGTGTATTCGGCATGCAGGCGACAAATGCACAACAGGCCAAGCGTGCCTGGGACAAGGCGGTGGATGATTCGCAGAATGGCATCATCATCATCACTGATGAGGTTGCAAATATGATCAGGCCCATAGTGGACCGATTCCTATTCTCTGAATCTTTCCCGCTTGTTGTTGAGATCCCTTCCCCCCGATCAAAGGAGGGAGGCACAGATTTGCGTGCCCTCGTCAATAAAGCGATTGGGGTAGCATTGTAG
- a CDS encoding ATP synthase subunit C: MTNIAFRRKVSMTFVATALLLLASGFIFAPSAYAATTEAASRGDYNLALVCFSAALAFGFGAVAAGSAIGKVGSAAMGAISERPEIASQALIFIALAEGLVVFGFITSLMILGKV, from the coding sequence ATGACCAACATCGCATTCAGAAGAAAAGTATCGATGACCTTTGTGGCAACAGCACTCTTGTTGCTTGCCAGCGGCTTCATCTTCGCTCCCAGTGCTTATGCGGCAACCACAGAGGCAGCCAGTCGTGGAGACTATAACCTCGCCCTGGTCTGTTTCAGTGCTGCGTTGGCGTTTGGGTTTGGTGCTGTAGCTGCAGGTTCGGCTATTGGCAAGGTTGGTAGCGCTGCCATGGGTGCCATCAGTGAGCGTCCTGAGATTGCAAGCCAGGCTTTGATCTTCATCGCTCTTGCTGAAGGTCTGGTTGTCTTTGGGTTCATCACCAGTTTGATGATCCTCGGAAAGGTATAA
- a CDS encoding V-type ATPase 116kDa subunit family protein, with protein sequence MNLFTRPMKLLTAVVLEQTSDTVVKSLLALGVLDFVHINKLDSGQMEKLSFRQSSVSRSALQDMRHRVEALLRQGHIAVPTSDVLNVQNLERPQLEAFGRTLDDLTANLLSLKEKQKESNQMVMGLEEMQRYIKEDKGEYLDLRVGQVTKGKSEDLKDKIAAFGGLLENVENTDLWISLTLRRDVGQVDPLLEKFGWMESSDVQLQQQAVSMIKEQLKKEHQAAITDREQIEKEVDAMVASQQTQLFAIWANLRLNELSDQIRSYFAYTRNTTLFSGWVPSDQAEVVEQAISEASDGQCVIEWTEARQVPRHEVPVAVSSPKLLAPFQRMVNNYSTPEYGTVNPTIFVMVAYLCMFGLMFADVGQGLVLMLVGLLGKYGYKKNPLKKDGMISRNLTDLLIYLGLSAMIFGALFGSYFGLELLPALWFNYEAVVVGHTGDGSLITDVYGILGLTIKFGIIIIYTGLVLNWINLFRKKSYLQLTLDKNGLLGGILFGIGLYMGFAFVESGYRSFPSDPWIAPVITILLVLLFLRGFLAYYISVKQGGQRHDLGAVTMDAVMEWFVDILEIFTGYLSNTLSFMRVAGLGIAHAALMQSFKELSSLADGFGGVMIFILGNILVIVLEGLSSGIQSLRLNYYEFFSRYFTGKGVAYQPLGLKSAPSEQR encoded by the coding sequence ATGAACTTGTTTACACGACCGATGAAACTGCTTACTGCAGTGGTGTTGGAGCAGACCAGTGATACGGTCGTCAAATCCCTGCTCGCTCTTGGTGTCTTGGACTTTGTCCACATCAACAAGCTGGACTCCGGGCAGATGGAAAAACTTTCATTCCGCCAGAGTTCTGTCAGCCGCTCAGCTCTGCAGGATATGCGTCATCGGGTGGAAGCTTTGCTCAGGCAAGGCCATATTGCAGTACCAACCAGTGATGTGCTGAATGTACAGAATCTGGAAAGACCTCAATTGGAAGCATTCGGCAGAACATTGGATGACCTGACGGCAAACCTACTCTCCTTGAAAGAGAAACAGAAAGAGAGTAACCAGATGGTGATGGGCCTGGAGGAGATGCAACGCTATATCAAGGAGGACAAGGGAGAATACCTTGACCTCAGGGTAGGGCAGGTTACAAAAGGCAAAAGTGAGGACCTCAAGGATAAGATTGCTGCTTTCGGTGGATTGTTGGAGAATGTTGAGAATACCGACCTTTGGATCAGCCTGACTCTCCGTCGTGATGTAGGACAGGTCGATCCACTTCTGGAAAAATTCGGTTGGATGGAATCGAGTGATGTCCAGCTGCAACAGCAAGCAGTCTCCATGATCAAGGAACAACTTAAGAAGGAACATCAGGCAGCAATTACTGATCGTGAGCAGATCGAGAAAGAAGTTGACGCAATGGTAGCGAGTCAACAAACCCAGTTGTTTGCCATCTGGGCAAATCTTCGGTTGAATGAGCTCAGTGACCAGATTCGCTCTTACTTCGCCTATACCCGTAATACAACACTTTTCTCCGGCTGGGTTCCTTCTGACCAGGCAGAGGTGGTAGAGCAGGCAATCAGCGAAGCAAGCGATGGACAGTGTGTCATCGAGTGGACCGAGGCTCGTCAGGTTCCTCGGCACGAGGTACCGGTTGCTGTTTCCAGTCCCAAGCTGCTTGCTCCATTCCAGAGGATGGTCAATAACTACAGTACCCCTGAATATGGAACGGTCAATCCGACTATTTTTGTCATGGTTGCCTACCTCTGTATGTTTGGCCTCATGTTTGCCGATGTAGGCCAAGGTTTGGTGCTTATGCTTGTTGGCTTGCTGGGGAAGTATGGATATAAAAAGAACCCACTGAAGAAGGATGGGATGATCAGCCGAAACCTGACTGATCTTCTGATTTATCTGGGCCTGTCGGCCATGATCTTCGGGGCACTCTTTGGGAGTTACTTTGGCCTGGAACTCCTTCCTGCACTCTGGTTCAACTATGAGGCAGTGGTAGTTGGACATACTGGAGATGGTTCCCTGATCACTGATGTGTACGGAATTCTCGGACTTACCATCAAGTTTGGTATTATTATCATCTATACGGGCTTGGTGTTGAATTGGATAAATCTTTTCAGAAAAAAGTCCTACTTGCAACTTACCTTGGATAAGAATGGATTGCTCGGTGGAATCCTTTTTGGAATAGGTCTCTATATGGGTTTTGCATTCGTGGAAAGCGGATACAGGAGCTTCCCCTCTGATCCATGGATAGCCCCCGTCATTACCATTTTGCTTGTGCTTCTCTTCCTTCGAGGGTTCCTCGCTTACTACATCTCAGTCAAGCAAGGAGGCCAACGCCATGATCTTGGTGCAGTGACCATGGACGCCGTCATGGAATGGTTCGTGGATATCCTGGAGATTTTTACCGGATATCTTTCCAACACCCTCTCTTTCATGCGTGTTGCAGGTCTTGGCATTGCCCATGCGGCACTTATGCAGTCATTCAAGGAACTCTCTTCCCTGGCTGATGGTTTTGGTGGGGTAATGATATTCATCCTTGGGAACATCCTGGTGATTGTCCTGGAAGGATTGAGTTCAGGAATACAGTCTTTGAGGTTGAACTATTACGAGTTCTTCTCCCGTTATTTTACCGGAAAGGGCGTTGCTTATCAGCCACTTGGGCTGAAGAGCGCACCATCCGAGCAGAGATAG